GGTCTTTCAACCCGGATGAGTTTGCCATTCACCTGGAGCAGGTCATTGCCAAAACCGCCCCAGAAGACTACCGGGAGCCGGAACCGTTTTTTGCCCGGACCTGTTTTACGCGGGCGCTGCGGGAGCACGCCGGGATGGTGCTCCGGCGGCTAGCAGGTGAGACGGCCAATACCGCACCAGTCCTGACCCTTATCACACAGTTCGGCGGCGGCAAGACGCACACGTTGACAGCACTCTACCATATGGCCGCCAATGGGGCCAAGGCCATCGAGTATCCAGGTATTGACGCCCTGATCCAGGACACGGGCCTTAGAACCGTTCCCCAGGCCAAAGTCGCCGCTTTTGTGGGTAACGCCTGGGATCCGCAGGAGGGCAGAGAGACCCCTTGGATTGATGTGGCCTGGCAACTGGCCGGAGCAGCAGGCGTCAGGGAACTAGGCCCGGCAGCCAAGACCACGCCACCCGGAACAGAAGCTCTGAACCGCGTCTTTAAGGCCGCGGGCTGGCCGGTTTTGTTGCTTTTTGACGAGGTGCTTAACTTCCTGAACCGCCATCGCGGCCTGGCCGAGCAGTTTTATGCCTTTATCCAGAACCTGACCGTGGCCACTACCGGCACGACGCATGGGGTGGCGATTATCAGCCTGCCGCGCAGCCAGGTGGAAATGACCGACTGGGACCTGCAGTGGCAGGAGAAGATCACCAGAGTCGTCCGCCGGGTAGCCAAAGATCTCATCGCCAATGACGAGACCGAGATCAGCGAGGTGGTCCGCCGGCGGTTGTTCGATGACATCGGCAGCGACCGCATCCGCAAAAACGTCTCGAAGAGCTACGCGGACTGGTGTTTTGAGCGGCGGGCGCAACTGCCATCGGAATGGACGGCGGTGAACAGCGCCACCACAGAGGCCAAGGCGAGGGAATACCTGCGCAGCCGCTTTGAGGTCTGCTACCCTTTCCACCCCGCGACGCTATCGGTTTTTCAGCGTAAGTGGCAGGCGCTATCCCAGTATCAACAGACGCGCGGGACGCTGGCCATGCTGGCCCAGTGGATTTCCTGGGCTTACCGGACCGGGTTCACTGAGGCTCGACGGGAGCCGCTGATCACCCTCGGGTCTGCACCACTGGAGGTACCGGAATTCCGAAGCGTGGTGTTGGGGCAATTAGGTGAATCTCGCTTAATGGCCGCCATCGACTCCGATATTTCGGGGGCACAGTCCCACGCCCGGGCTCTGGATGCGGATACCAAGGGAGCCTTACGAAACATTCACCGCCGCGTCGGCACGGCGATTCTCTTCGAGTCCTCAGGCGGTCAGATCGATAAGATAGCGCATTTGCCAGAGCTACGTTTTGCCCTGGGCGAGCCGGAAGTTGATACCACCTCGGTGGACACGGCAGCATTTACACTCGAAGCCAAATCATATTTCATTAGGCGGGTGGGATCAGATGGCTTCAAGATTAGCCATCAGCCGACCATCAAGAAAGTCGTCAACGACCGGCGGGCCTCTCTGGATGAGGAGTCCGAGATTAAACCGGCCATGCGGTCTCTTATCAAAAAAGAGTTTGAACGGGGCGTCAGTATCCCGCTGGTGCTGTTTCCGTCGGAAGGCACCGCTGTTCAGGACACGCCGAAACTTACCCTGGTTATCGTCGATCCGGGGTCCGGTTGGACGGGAGAAGGGGCGCAGCGCCAGCAGATTGCCGAATGGACCAAGCAGCGAGGTAAATCGCCGCGGCTTTATCCTGGAGCCCTCGTATGGTGCCTTAAAAAACCTGGCCGCGACTTACGGGCGAAGGTCGAGCTTTGGCTCGCCTGGAAGCGAGTGGCCAAGGAAATCGCCGAGGGAACCCTGGGTGGGGATTTTGACCGGGCTGACCGGGCGGAGATTCAGTCAAAGGTAGCTGATGCGGAAGAAATGGCTAAAGATGAGGTATGGGGCGGTTATCGTTTTGTGGTCATCGCCGATAATCAGGAACCTGACGGACTTAAGACCATTGACCTTGGTGCTGGGCATTCCAGCGGCAGTGAAACCCTTTGCGGGCGGGTGATCACGGCGCTGAAATCACAGGCCCTGTTGAATGAATCTGTCGGGGCGGGCTATATCGAGCGGAACTGGCCTCCAGCCCTAAAAGATGCCGGCGCCTGGCCCTTAGCCAGCCTTCGCCAGAGCTTTCTGAACGGCTCCTTGACGCGCCTTTTGGACCCGGACGCCATATTGCGCAACAAGATTGTTGAGTTCGTTTCCCGAGGTGATTTTGGGCTGGCTTCTAATCTAAAGCCAGATGGCGGTTATGAACGCGTCTTGTTCAATGAAGTTATTGATCCGGTGGAGGTTACCTTTGAGTCCGGCGTTTTCTTGCTCTTGCAGGCCAAGGCCAGGGCTCTTAAGGCCGTGCCGGTTGGTGTGCCTGAGCCGGGCCCCACACCAATGCCCAAGCCGACCCCTGAGCCACGTCTGGAGCCCGAGCCAGAAACAGCACCAGGAGCCACCAAAAGGACATTCCGTATTTTTGGAAATGTGCCGCCCGAAATCTGGAATCGACTGGGAACGAAGGTATTGCCAAAACTGCGGAGCGGCTCCGACCTCAAGATTGGAATTCATTTTGCCGTAACTGTCGATGGGCAAATGGCACCCAGCTTCGAAAATGATCTTAAGCAAATACTCGAAGATCTTGGCCTGACTGGGAGCGTGAATATCGAATAGGAACCAAAAGAGATATTTATGAATGAAAAAAACCATAACGGAGATATTCCCTTCTCTCCCGGAGATTGGGTGATTGACCGCAACAATCCTGCCCAGCCTGGGCAATACACCGGCAATTGGAACGTGGCAGGACCTCACATCATGGTGCAGTTGTCCTATCCCGGCGGCGGCACTAGTTTTCGTCCTCTGGCTTGCCTGGAGGCGAGACATAAAATTGGACAAGGGACGATAGAAGAGCGTCTGCGCGATGGGCATTTCGGAAAGACCCGAGATCTTCAACGGTTGATTACTTATGAAAAGCTCAAGGGTACCCTCTACGAGGTAATCTACTCGATGGAGGCGGCTCAGATCGATTTCTACCCTTACCAGTTCAAACCAGTCCTCAAATTCATTAACTCTCCCACAGAGAGGCTGATCATCGCCGATGAGGTCGGTCGATGAGGTCGGTCTGGGAAAAACAATCGAGTCTGCTCTTATCTGGATGGAACTGCAGGCTAGGCGCCAGGCGGAAAGACTGCTGGTTGTCTGCCCAAAGATTCTTGCCGAAAAGTGGCGCGAGGAACTCCGCAGCAAATTCCTACTGGATGCCAGGATCGTGGGATTCTCAGATCTAGAAAGAGAAATCATGGAATTAAGGATGATGGGGCCGGGCCAATCCTTCGTTTTGATTGCTACCTATACCGGGTTACGTCCCCCGAGAGCTGAATTGCGGCTGTTGGACGAGCCACCGGATATGGAGCCACCTGGGTCAGTGAAAACATCCTTCCTACGTGAACTTCGTCATTGGGATTTGGGGTATGAGCCTTTCGACATGGTGATCTTCGATGAAGCGCATTACATGCGGAACCCGGCGACAACAACCTTTCATCTCGGCGAATGTCTTGCCGCAAATGCGGGTGCGGTTCTATGTGTTTCAGCTACGCCCGTCAACAACAGCAACACCGACCTGCATAGCCTGCTTCGCCTGATCGACGAGAGCTTTTTTGAGACGCATGGTATGTTCGAGGAACTCCTTGAAGCTAATCGTCCGGCCGTGCAAGCCGGGAACGCCTTGGCCCGGGTTCCGCCGGATAAATCGTTGCTGGCAGCAGCAGTTGAAGGCATGAAAAACAGCCGCTTCATCAGCCAATCGCCTTTGTTTAAGCAATTTCTTGAGAAGCTTGAACTCCTGGATCACTCTGATAAAGCGCAGCTGGCGAAATGCCAGGATCTCGCCGAGAAGCTTAATCTTTTAGGCAGTTACGTAAATAGAACAAGAAGGGTACAGGTCAGAGAAAACCGTCCTTTACGTGATCCACTCGTCCTGACGGTCGAGTATTCCCCTGAAGAAATGCTGAAGAAATGCGGTTTTATAGAAAAATCCTCGACATTGTCCGTCGCCGCTGTCTTCTTGATAGTCGACCATTCCATGTTTTTCAGGCGATCGGCTTGCAGCTTAGATCCGCAAGCTGTCTTCCGGTTATGGCCCAGGAACTCCGGGAGGGGCGATTCGGTGATCCCGAAGAGCTCTACGACGAGGCTATGGGCGAAGAAGTCTTTGACGAT
This Deltaproteobacteria bacterium DNA region includes the following protein-coding sequences:
- a CDS encoding ATP-binding protein, which encodes MEPWYKIATPRQEVRQGRSFNPDEFAIHLEQVIAKTAPEDYREPEPFFARTCFTRALREHAGMVLRRLAGETANTAPVLTLITQFGGGKTHTLTALYHMAANGAKAIEYPGIDALIQDTGLRTVPQAKVAAFVGNAWDPQEGRETPWIDVAWQLAGAAGVRELGPAAKTTPPGTEALNRVFKAAGWPVLLLFDEVLNFLNRHRGLAEQFYAFIQNLTVATTGTTHGVAIISLPRSQVEMTDWDLQWQEKITRVVRRVAKDLIANDETEISEVVRRRLFDDIGSDRIRKNVSKSYADWCFERRAQLPSEWTAVNSATTEAKAREYLRSRFEVCYPFHPATLSVFQRKWQALSQYQQTRGTLAMLAQWISWAYRTGFTEARREPLITLGSAPLEVPEFRSVVLGQLGESRLMAAIDSDISGAQSHARALDADTKGALRNIHRRVGTAILFESSGGQIDKIAHLPELRFALGEPEVDTTSVDTAAFTLEAKSYFIRRVGSDGFKISHQPTIKKVVNDRRASLDEESEIKPAMRSLIKKEFERGVSIPLVLFPSEGTAVQDTPKLTLVIVDPGSGWTGEGAQRQQIAEWTKQRGKSPRLYPGALVWCLKKPGRDLRAKVELWLAWKRVAKEIAEGTLGGDFDRADRAEIQSKVADAEEMAKDEVWGGYRFVVIADNQEPDGLKTIDLGAGHSSGSETLCGRVITALKSQALLNESVGAGYIERNWPPALKDAGAWPLASLRQSFLNGSLTRLLDPDAILRNKIVEFVSRGDFGLASNLKPDGGYERVLFNEVIDPVEVTFESGVFLLLQAKARALKAVPVGVPEPGPTPMPKPTPEPRLEPEPETAPGATKRTFRIFGNVPPEIWNRLGTKVLPKLRSGSDLKIGIHFAVTVDGQMAPSFENDLKQILEDLGLTGSVNIE
- a CDS encoding DEAD/DEAH box helicase family protein, which gives rise to MRSVDEVGLGKTIESALIWMELQARRQAERLLVVCPKILAEKWREELRSKFLLDARIVGFSDLEREIMELRMMGPGQSFVLIATYTGLRPPRAELRLLDEPPDMEPPGSVKTSFLRELRHWDLGYEPFDMVIFDEAHYMRNPATTTFHLGECLAANAGAVLCVSATPVNNSNTDLHSLLRLIDESFFETHGMFEELLEANRPAVQAGNALARVPPDKSLLAAAVEGMKNSRFISQSPLFKQFLEKLELLDHSDKAQLAKCQDLAEKLNLLGSYVNRTRRVQVRENRPLRDPLVLTVEYSPEEMLKKCGFIEKSSTLSVAAVFLIVDHSMFFRRSACSLDPQAVFRLWPRNSGRGDSVIPKSSTTRLWAKKSLT